The Trueperaceae bacterium genome contains a region encoding:
- the rapZ gene encoding RNase adapter RapZ codes for MSPHFVVLTGVSGSGKTTALHALEDIGFFTVDNVPPQLWPQLVRLLADEVKGVAVGIDIRAGHYLADAPRAIADLRAGGFSPQVVYLDANDDVLVRRYNFTRRTHPISQGTLTADLATERKALEPLRGLAQEVIDTTATSARALTQKIRERFQTGDGFLLRLVSFGFKRGVPTDADTVLDVRGLPNPYYDEFLRRLPGTDERVQAYVFTPEALETYSQLRSLVRTLTGQAAGAAGRSAYTVAIGCTGGQHRSVAVAERLSHDLADGLRTVVQHRDLDLALSEHGEPAEEAAG; via the coding sequence CACGGGCGTCAGCGGGTCGGGCAAGACGACCGCGCTGCACGCGCTCGAGGACATCGGCTTCTTCACCGTCGACAACGTGCCGCCCCAGCTCTGGCCGCAGCTCGTGAGGCTGCTCGCCGACGAGGTCAAGGGCGTGGCGGTGGGCATCGACATACGCGCCGGCCACTACCTCGCGGACGCGCCGCGGGCGATCGCCGACCTGAGGGCTGGCGGCTTCTCGCCCCAGGTCGTCTACCTCGACGCCAACGACGACGTGCTCGTGCGGCGCTACAACTTCACGCGGCGCACGCACCCGATCTCGCAGGGCACGCTCACGGCCGACCTGGCCACCGAGCGCAAGGCGCTGGAGCCGCTGCGGGGGCTCGCGCAGGAGGTCATCGACACGACCGCCACCTCGGCCCGCGCCCTCACGCAGAAGATCAGGGAGCGCTTCCAGACCGGAGACGGCTTCCTGCTGAGGCTCGTCTCGTTCGGCTTCAAGCGCGGCGTGCCGACCGACGCCGACACGGTGCTCGACGTCCGGGGCCTGCCCAACCCCTACTACGACGAGTTCCTCCGCCGTCTCCCGGGCACCGACGAGCGCGTCCAGGCGTACGTGTTCACGCCCGAGGCGCTGGAGACGTACAGCCAGCTCCGCAGCCTGGTGAGGACGCTGACGGGCCAGGCTGCCGGCGCGGCCGGACGCTCCGCCTACACCGTCGCGATCGGCTGCACTGGGGGCCAGCACCGCTCCGTGGCGGTCGCCGAGCGCCTCAGCCACGACCTGGCCGACGGTCTGCGCACGGTGGTCCAGCACCGCGACCTCGACCTGGCGCTGAGCGAGCACGGGGAGCCGGCCGAGGAGGCGGCGGGATGA